In one window of Nitrospirota bacterium DNA:
- a CDS encoding sigma-54-dependent Fis family transcriptional regulator, whose amino-acid sequence MALGGMVRSKRRCPDDEAANLMAVSGTSKRSARAPFTILVVEDNPTDAELMLHAIEEAELKSIEGEVKLEVRATAEGALQVLSEQSVDVVVTDMVLPGIDGLDLVSQIQDLDRNLPVLVVTRMGGISTAVDAMRRGAYDYIIKPVDPSDLGMRLHRAIRLSEIVRRNAAYERSARQGPKAGELVGASEAFQHITGKIREAAQVRSTVLITGETGTGKGLIARAIHEQSRERDKPCQVIDCTTVPEGMVESELFGHVRGAFTGAVADKPGLIELADGGTVFLDEIGELPLPLQAKLLRVLEDNEVRPVGGTRVKRVDMRFIAATNQDLEAKVRNGEFRKDLYYRLAVLSIPVPPLRERIEDIPVIARHLTARFGREMVKPRCVLDASAMTELVAYSWPGNVRELRNVIERAVMLATEDAISSSEIKALLPSAKKAVGDAQQPPTTVLPYMQAKKRVLEEFTVSYLKAKLAIHDGNITKAAEDSGIPRQHFSLLMKRYLDHDASH is encoded by the coding sequence ATGGCGCTGGGCGGGATGGTCCGATCGAAGAGGAGATGTCCCGATGACGAGGCTGCGAATCTGATGGCGGTTTCCGGCACGTCCAAACGATCCGCACGGGCTCCGTTTACCATCCTCGTCGTCGAGGATAATCCTACCGATGCGGAGTTGATGCTGCACGCCATTGAGGAGGCGGAGCTGAAGTCGATCGAAGGGGAGGTGAAGCTGGAAGTGCGCGCCACCGCCGAAGGGGCGCTCCAGGTGCTCAGCGAGCAGTCCGTGGACGTGGTCGTGACCGACATGGTCTTGCCGGGGATCGACGGGTTGGATCTGGTGAGCCAAATACAGGATCTTGATCGAAACCTGCCCGTGCTGGTTGTGACGAGAATGGGTGGAATTTCCACGGCGGTGGATGCGATGCGGCGCGGCGCCTACGACTACATCATCAAGCCGGTGGACCCGTCAGATCTCGGCATGCGCCTCCATCGGGCGATTCGATTGTCCGAAATCGTTCGGCGGAACGCCGCGTATGAGCGCAGCGCCAGGCAAGGCCCCAAGGCCGGGGAGCTGGTCGGGGCCAGCGAGGCGTTTCAGCACATTACGGGCAAGATCCGCGAGGCCGCGCAGGTGCGGTCCACTGTGCTGATTACCGGAGAAACAGGGACGGGCAAGGGCTTGATCGCGCGGGCCATTCACGAGCAGAGCCGGGAGCGCGACAAGCCCTGCCAGGTCATCGACTGCACGACCGTTCCCGAAGGGATGGTCGAGAGCGAGCTGTTCGGTCACGTGCGGGGCGCGTTCACGGGGGCGGTGGCGGACAAGCCGGGCTTGATCGAGTTGGCCGACGGAGGCACGGTGTTCTTGGACGAGATCGGAGAGTTGCCGCTTCCGTTGCAAGCCAAATTATTGCGGGTTCTGGAGGACAACGAGGTTCGTCCGGTAGGTGGCACGAGGGTCAAACGGGTGGACATGCGGTTTATCGCCGCGACCAACCAGGACCTGGAAGCGAAGGTGCGCAACGGAGAATTCCGCAAAGATCTCTATTACCGCCTCGCCGTCTTGTCGATCCCCGTGCCGCCCTTGCGAGAACGGATCGAGGACATTCCGGTGATCGCCCGCCACCTCACCGCCCGATTCGGACGGGAAATGGTAAAGCCGCGATGTGTTCTGGACGCCTCCGCCATGACGGAATTGGTGGCATACTCCTGGCCCGGGAACGTCCGCGAGCTTCGAAACGTGATCGAGCGGGCGGTGATGTTGGCGACGGAAGATGCGATCTCCTCTTCCGAGATCAAAGCCTTGCTCCCATCGGCCAAGAAAGCCGTCGGGGATGCGCAGCAACCGCCCACCACCGTCCTGCCGTATATGCAGGCGAAGAAACGGGTGCTCGAAGAGTTTACGGTTTCCTATCTCAAGGCCAAATTGGCCATTCACGATGGCAACATCACCAAAGCTGCCGAAGACAGCGGCATCCCGCGACAGCATTTCTCTCTCCTGATGAAGCGCTACCTCGATCACGA
- a CDS encoding HAMP domain-containing protein, with product MRELSNLFWRRLRVQQKVFVILLVVFVPVVSALAWHASIINDLLEKQSQHRQLATARKQVLILRRIAVDIEDAFRGFLLTRQEAFLIPLEEAEPKFEPAAAQAAELVLGIPGLTQDVRDTAKRLASLLESKHVLIRQVHAGQADKVLAYVSSGQGIALSDGLREDFRRIQDRLDQRIQELDEEREALAKRVFAGLLLAVFGGLGLGLAGAKLLAKSITGPLATLQTSVAALGREPSSGQEQQKIAIGSLDEIGQLARAYEDMAGRIRQQVRELEAIIAVGGAISTLAPDGLDGVLRRITDHAVELLQTDVCLVLIRDERMGCWVVEAASGQWHDRLHKSVLLWEELPVSVKAFETKEPACGEDLRLDLRPEVVRRNLIGESMLAVPLLSQGVPFGVLALLQEQKVSEHTWNFRLARGFADAAAVAISNARLYEAAHQKEKGLEIRLRRLEQQAEMLAHDLKAPGERMEGMASLLLAEYGERLDERAARWLRMIEQNGKDLTQRVDGILAVARVGSRAAAVEAVDPVWVIEGVLKARAGEIEERRIAVEVERGLPLVAGHRAYVHQVFDNLISNAIKFSAKSPAPAITIGGRREGEQVRFRISDNGPGISANQRERVFEPFVRLTPDAAGGSGIGLTIVRRIVEMYGGRIWVEPNEGPGCTISLTLPMLGELTREDEQPPSAQIVERLSLPSSQADTADGAGRDGPIEEEMSR from the coding sequence ATGCGCGAGTTGAGCAACCTGTTCTGGCGTCGCCTGCGAGTCCAGCAGAAGGTGTTCGTCATTCTGCTGGTGGTGTTCGTGCCGGTCGTCTCCGCCCTGGCCTGGCATGCATCGATCATCAATGATTTGTTGGAGAAGCAGTCCCAGCATCGGCAGCTGGCCACCGCCCGCAAGCAAGTCCTCATTCTGCGCCGCATCGCCGTGGACATTGAAGACGCGTTCCGTGGGTTTCTGCTGACCAGGCAGGAGGCCTTCCTCATTCCACTGGAGGAGGCTGAGCCGAAATTTGAACCGGCTGCGGCCCAAGCGGCGGAGCTGGTGCTTGGTATCCCGGGGTTGACGCAGGATGTCCGTGATACGGCAAAACGGCTGGCGAGTCTGTTGGAGTCCAAGCATGTACTGATCCGCCAGGTTCATGCCGGTCAAGCGGACAAAGTATTGGCCTATGTGAGTTCCGGGCAGGGCATCGCGCTTTCGGACGGATTGCGGGAGGATTTTCGGCGCATCCAGGATCGTCTGGATCAACGGATTCAAGAGCTGGACGAGGAACGGGAAGCGTTGGCCAAGCGGGTGTTCGCCGGCCTATTGTTGGCGGTGTTCGGCGGGTTGGGGCTCGGTCTCGCCGGGGCCAAGCTGCTGGCCAAGTCCATTACCGGGCCCCTGGCGACGCTCCAGACGTCCGTGGCCGCCCTGGGCCGGGAACCGTCTTCGGGCCAGGAGCAACAGAAGATCGCCATCGGGTCGCTCGACGAAATCGGCCAGTTGGCCCGCGCGTACGAAGACATGGCGGGGCGCATCAGGCAGCAGGTCCGTGAACTGGAGGCCATTATTGCCGTGGGCGGCGCCATTAGCACCCTCGCGCCGGATGGTTTGGACGGGGTGCTGCGCCGCATCACCGATCACGCGGTCGAGCTGCTCCAGACAGATGTCTGCCTGGTCCTCATCCGGGATGAGCGGATGGGTTGTTGGGTCGTCGAGGCCGCGTCCGGACAGTGGCATGACCGGCTGCACAAGTCTGTCTTGTTGTGGGAGGAGTTGCCGGTCTCCGTCAAGGCGTTTGAAACGAAAGAACCTGCTTGCGGCGAGGACCTGCGTCTGGATCTCAGGCCTGAAGTGGTCAGGCGGAACCTGATCGGTGAGAGCATGTTGGCCGTGCCCTTGCTCTCACAGGGGGTCCCGTTTGGGGTCTTGGCCTTGCTGCAAGAGCAAAAAGTTTCCGAACACACCTGGAATTTCCGTCTGGCGCGGGGATTCGCGGACGCCGCCGCCGTCGCGATTTCCAATGCCCGCCTCTACGAGGCGGCGCATCAAAAAGAAAAGGGCTTGGAAATTCGGCTGCGGCGACTCGAACAGCAAGCCGAAATGCTGGCCCATGACCTCAAGGCGCCGGGCGAGCGCATGGAGGGGATGGCCTCTCTGTTGTTGGCGGAATACGGAGAGCGGCTGGACGAGCGGGCCGCACGGTGGTTACGGATGATCGAGCAGAACGGGAAGGACTTGACCCAGCGCGTGGATGGTATTTTGGCGGTGGCGCGAGTGGGATCACGGGCCGCGGCGGTCGAAGCGGTGGATCCTGTCTGGGTGATCGAAGGGGTGCTGAAGGCCAGGGCGGGGGAGATTGAAGAGAGGCGGATCGCCGTGGAGGTCGAGCGCGGGCTGCCACTTGTTGCGGGCCATCGGGCCTATGTGCATCAGGTGTTCGACAACCTGATCTCCAACGCGATCAAATTTTCGGCGAAGAGTCCCGCGCCGGCCATCACGATCGGAGGCCGACGCGAGGGCGAACAGGTTCGGTTCCGGATCAGCGACAATGGGCCGGGCATTTCGGCGAATCAGCGGGAGCGTGTGTTCGAACCGTTTGTCCGGCTCACCCCCGATGCCGCCGGAGGCAGCGGGATCGGCTTGACGATTGTCAGGCGCATCGTGGAAATGTATGGGGGGCGAATCTGGGTCGAACCGAACGAGGGCCCAGGGTGCACCATCTCGTTGACGCTTCCGATGCTGGGGGAGTTGACCCGGGAGGACGAGCAGCCGCCCTCCGCACAGATCGTTGAACGGCTGTCGTTGCCGAGCTCCCAGGCCGACACGGCCGATGGCGCTGGGCGGGATGGTCCGATCGAAGAGGAGATGTCCCGATGA